One stretch of Astatotilapia calliptera chromosome 3, fAstCal1.2, whole genome shotgun sequence DNA includes these proteins:
- the LOC113013657 gene encoding immunoglobulin superfamily member 1-like, giving the protein MRGNEANRVISVPQGGLYHCRGGRGDPVYYTEDSSDVTVRETLPSKPTVTLQPFWTQIYSGETVTVRCEIQGGEGAQWTYEWRAAKLNTPPTSNEYRIIRATESDSGGYSCRGKRDYFFSEWSDIITLTVSYKPKAKLRADNTAVPVGGSVTLTCSVNPSSSSGWKYYWYRDEKSSEALTTQDAVFQSNGQISVSKEGLYRCRGGRGNPVYYTEDSQSVRIGKTVTASNRPVVTLYPNWSEIYRGETITVRCEIHGGDTEWDYEWETNSMIKAPNQNEYRIRSASSSNSGNYRCKGRMKRSQHETTEWSDSVTLTVSDNEPRPVLTVSPSWLSPGASVTLNCEVEHPSAGWSFYWYKAVPDLSEKSSSYELLPDGSGTAQDSYIIHGQTHTAGYVCRAGRGDPEYHTDHSQPKFVWSADVHSAASLTVSPDRVQHFTSDSVSLTCEGNFTEWRVRKFSEDGRLSVCRRMTGSTCDINTSKSDTAVYWCESGSGEFSSAVNITVQNDGNGPILVSPVHPVTEGASVSLSCSLRTQKILSNVFFCLKSPRFIF; this is encoded by the exons ATGAGAGGAAATGAAGCAAACAGAGTTATTAGTGTCCCACAAGGAGGTCTGTAccactgcagaggagggagaggagatccagtttactacacagaggacagcagtGACGTCACAGTTAGAGAAACTC TTCCCAGtaagcccactgtgaccctgcagccattctggactcagatatacagcggtgagacagtcactgtcagatgtgagattcagggaggtgaaggagctcagtggacgtatgaatggagagcagccaagttaaacacacctccaacatccaatgaatacagaatcatcagagctactgagtctgacagtggaggatacagCTGCCGGGGCAAGAGGGACTATTTCTTCTCAGAGTGGAGTGATATCATCACACTGACTGTATCAT ataaaccaaaggccaaactgagagctgataacacagctgttccagtagggggcagtgtgaccctgacctgctctgtgaacccatcatcatcatctggatggaaaTACTACTGGTACAGAGATGAGAAATCCTCTGAAGCCCTGACCACACAAGATGCAGTTTTCCAATCAAATGGACAAATCAGTGTCTCAAAGGAAGGACTCTacaggtgcagaggaggaagaggaaacccagtttactacacagaggacagccaGTCAGTCAGGATTGGGAAAACTG TAACAGCCTCAAACAGGCCTGTTGTGACTCTGTATCCAAACTGGTCTGAGATATACAGAGGAGAGAcgatcactgtcagatgtgagatccATGGAGGAGACACTGAGTGGGATTATGAGTGGGAAACAAACAGCATGATAAAAGCtccaaatcaaaatgaatacagGATTAGATCTGCTTCATCATCCAACAGTGGAAACTATCGCTGTAAGGGCAGAATGAAACGTTCACAGCATGAaacaacagagtggagtgattcagtcacactgacagtttCTGACA ATGAACCCCGTCCTGTCCTCACTGTGTCTCCATCATGGCTGAGTCCTGGAGCCTCAGTAACTCTGAACTGTGAGGTTGAACATCCGTCTGCAGGATGGAGCTTCTACTGGTATAAAGCTGTTCCTGATCTATCAGAGAAATCCTCCAGTTATGAGCTGCTACCTGATGGCAGTGGGACTGCACAGGACTCCTACATCATtcatggacagacacacacagcaggatatgtgtgcagagctggaagaggagacccagagtatcacactgatcacagtcaaCCAAAGTTTGTCTGGTCTGCAG ATGTTCATTCAGCAGCGTCTCTCACAGTGAGTCCTGACAGAGTGCAACACTTCACCTCTGACTCTGTCTCACTGACCTGTGAGGGAAACTTCACTGAGTGGAGAGTGAGGAAGTTCTCTGAGGACGGCCGACTCTCTGTCTGTAGGAGAATGACTGGATCCACATGTGACATCAACACATCAAAGTCAGATACTGCagtgtactggtgtgagtctggatcaggagagttcagcagtgcagtcaacatcactgtacaGA ATGATGGTAATGGTCCTATCCTGGTGAGTCCTGTTCATCCTGTGACTGAGGGAGCTTCTGTtagtctgagctgcagtttgagaacacaaaaaatactttccaatgtgtttttct GCTTGAAGTCACCTCGCTTTATTTTCTGA